Proteins from a single region of Geothrix sp. PMB-07:
- a CDS encoding ATP-dependent Clp protease ATP-binding subunit gives MFEKFTEKARRVMFFARYEASQFGAESIQSGHLLLGLLRESEKTSTQLLERMGVQASSLRERLVASLTPKDRKITPSSTSIDIPMEEEVKRILQHATAESTKLNHKHVGAEHLLLGMLREEGCLAGRLLKEAGADLIAAKEILLESSKEEKIAKKKKEHPLLSEFARNLSEMAERGIFDNLIGRDAEVERIIQILSRRRKNNPILLGEAGVGKTAIVEGLAQKIHEGLVPPSLADKRIYALDLSLVVAGTKYRGQFEERLKSIIAEASKDPSVVLFIDEIHSLIGTGAAEGSLDAANILKPALSRGEIQCIGATTHKEYAKYIDKDRSLVRRFQPVTVNPPDEAESLRIIEGIRSRYELFHRVRYTPKTMEASVYLSNRYITDRFLPDKAIDLLDEAGARVKLRVGPGGATPEGQTHEEELHRVINEMNEAVLSRDFEKAVLLRQKELQLRDEIQKNRSELTDEDYARFPEVTEQDIEDVVASWTGIPVKALKGDEKTNLVNMEPKLNERVIGQPEAVSAVVRAVRRARTGLKNPNRPMGSFLFLGPTGVGKTELAKTLAAFLFGDSKKMIRFDMSEYMEKHEVSKLLGAPPGYVGYEEGGMLTDRIRRNPYCVLLFDEIEKAHPDLINILLSIFDDGQASDAFGNLVDFKNTIIIMTSNVGSRELLAEKNLGFVEQDGRPDAKSGDAMKVLKRTFPPEFLNRIDEIVVFNRLGDDELRKIVRLLVEDLNVTLQKHKLTVTLTDAACDWLVKTTLRDRAYGARPLRRAIQKQVEDPLAELMVGQDTVPSGLVDFDLVDEKLVPTLSDTGDVAAGQETHLVGAPE, from the coding sequence GTGTTCGAAAAATTCACTGAAAAAGCCCGACGTGTGATGTTCTTCGCCCGCTATGAGGCGAGCCAGTTTGGTGCGGAAAGCATCCAGAGCGGCCATCTGCTTCTGGGGCTTCTCCGGGAGTCGGAGAAAACCAGCACCCAGCTGCTGGAACGCATGGGCGTGCAGGCGAGCAGCCTGCGGGAGCGCCTGGTGGCCTCCCTGACCCCCAAGGACCGGAAGATCACCCCCAGCAGCACCAGCATCGACATCCCCATGGAGGAGGAGGTCAAGCGCATCCTCCAGCACGCCACCGCCGAAAGCACCAAGCTGAACCACAAGCACGTGGGCGCCGAGCACCTGCTGCTGGGCATGCTGCGCGAGGAGGGCTGCCTGGCGGGCCGATTGCTCAAGGAAGCCGGCGCCGACCTCATTGCCGCCAAGGAGATCCTGCTGGAGAGCAGCAAGGAAGAAAAAATCGCCAAGAAGAAGAAGGAGCATCCGCTCCTCTCGGAATTTGCCCGCAACCTCTCCGAGATGGCGGAGCGCGGCATCTTCGACAACCTCATCGGTCGCGATGCCGAAGTCGAACGCATCATTCAGATCCTCAGCCGCCGCCGGAAGAACAATCCCATCCTTCTGGGTGAAGCCGGTGTGGGCAAAACCGCCATCGTGGAGGGCTTGGCCCAGAAGATCCACGAGGGTCTGGTGCCCCCGAGCCTGGCCGACAAGCGCATCTACGCGCTGGATCTCAGCCTGGTGGTGGCGGGCACCAAGTACCGCGGCCAGTTCGAGGAGCGCCTCAAATCCATCATCGCGGAAGCCAGCAAGGATCCCAGTGTGGTGCTGTTCATCGATGAGATCCACAGCCTCATCGGCACCGGCGCCGCCGAGGGCAGCCTGGACGCGGCCAACATCCTGAAGCCGGCCCTGAGCCGCGGCGAGATCCAGTGCATCGGCGCCACCACGCACAAGGAATACGCCAAGTACATCGACAAGGACCGCAGCCTGGTGCGCCGCTTCCAACCCGTCACGGTGAATCCCCCGGATGAGGCCGAAAGCCTGCGCATCATCGAAGGCATCCGCAGCCGGTACGAGCTGTTCCACCGGGTGCGCTACACCCCGAAGACCATGGAGGCCTCGGTCTACCTGTCGAACCGCTACATCACAGACCGCTTCCTTCCCGACAAGGCCATCGATCTGCTGGACGAGGCTGGTGCCCGGGTGAAGCTGCGCGTGGGGCCCGGCGGCGCGACCCCGGAAGGTCAGACCCACGAGGAAGAGCTGCACCGCGTCATCAACGAGATGAACGAGGCCGTGCTCAGCCGGGATTTCGAAAAGGCCGTGCTGCTTCGGCAGAAGGAGCTGCAGCTGCGCGACGAAATCCAGAAGAACCGCTCGGAGCTGACGGACGAGGACTACGCCCGGTTCCCCGAGGTCACGGAGCAGGACATCGAGGATGTGGTGGCCAGCTGGACCGGCATTCCCGTGAAGGCCCTCAAGGGCGACGAGAAGACCAACCTGGTGAACATGGAACCCAAACTCAACGAGCGCGTCATCGGGCAGCCCGAGGCCGTAAGCGCCGTGGTGCGGGCCGTGCGCCGGGCCCGCACGGGCCTCAAGAACCCCAATCGCCCCATGGGCTCCTTCCTCTTCCTTGGCCCCACGGGTGTGGGCAAGACGGAGCTGGCCAAGACCCTCGCCGCCTTCCTCTTTGGCGATTCCAAGAAGATGATCCGCTTCGACATGTCCGAGTACATGGAAAAGCACGAGGTCTCCAAGCTGCTCGGCGCCCCTCCGGGGTACGTGGGCTACGAGGAAGGGGGCATGCTCACGGATCGTATCCGGCGAAACCCCTACTGCGTGCTCCTCTTCGACGAGATCGAAAAGGCCCACCCCGACTTGATCAACATCCTGCTCTCCATCTTCGACGATGGGCAGGCTTCGGATGCCTTCGGGAACCTGGTGGACTTCAAGAACACCATCATCATCATGACGTCCAATGTGGGCAGCCGGGAGCTGCTGGCGGAGAAGAACCTCGGCTTCGTCGAGCAGGATGGCCGTCCCGATGCCAAGAGCGGCGATGCGATGAAGGTGCTCAAGCGCACGTTCCCGCCCGAGTTCCTCAACCGCATCGATGAGATCGTGGTGTTCAACCGCCTGGGCGATGACGAGCTGCGCAAGATCGTCCGTCTGCTGGTGGAGGATCTCAACGTCACCCTGCAGAAGCACAAGCTCACCGTCACCCTGACGGACGCGGCCTGCGACTGGCTGGTGAAGACCACCCTGAGGGATCGGGCCTATGGCGCCCGCCCGCTGCGCCGGGCCATCCAGAAGCAGGTGGAGGATCCCCTCGCCGAGCTCATGGTGGGCCAGGACACGGTGCCCTCGGGCCTGGTGGACTTCGATCTGGTGGACGAGAAACTCGTCCCCACCCTGTCTGATACTGGAGACGTGGCCGCTGGCCAGGAAACCCATCTGGTCGGAGCGCCTGAATGA
- a CDS encoding adenylosuccinate synthase, producing MSLARTNLAILGLQWGDEGKGKVVDLLSPKFRQVVRFQGGNNAGHTVVVDGVSIALHQVPSGALHPGCFLVVGNGVVLNLEVFQQELDRLKARGFDLTGRLMLSEKAHIILPHHIALDQWREIRADKVGAKIGTTGRGIGPAYEMKAARMGIRLGDLRHPEALAARIAPGYEEVQIRLGQDSPLPSLQAIVDGLLKTAEPFLQFIGDTQSHLIEAWGRGDSILFEGAQATLLDIDHGTYPFVTSSNCSLGGLFTGTGLPPKAVGQILGIAKAYTTRVGAGPFPAELLDATGDRIREVGREFGTTTGRPRRCGWFDAPITAHACRTNGVDGLAIMKLDVLDGMEDVGLIVGYRTGEGTVTTKLPSCASEWRDIQPVVKTFKGWDSTRGITDHRNLPSQAQAYLESLAESVEVPITYLSTGPDRAEGCIYPGTFLEPLLG from the coding sequence ATGAGCCTGGCTAGGACCAATCTGGCGATCCTTGGCCTGCAGTGGGGCGATGAGGGCAAGGGCAAGGTCGTTGACCTGCTCAGCCCCAAATTCCGCCAAGTGGTCCGCTTTCAGGGCGGCAACAATGCCGGCCATACCGTGGTGGTGGATGGCGTCAGCATCGCCCTGCACCAGGTCCCCAGTGGCGCCCTGCACCCGGGCTGCTTCCTGGTGGTGGGCAACGGCGTGGTGCTGAACCTCGAAGTCTTCCAGCAGGAGTTGGACCGGCTCAAGGCCCGCGGCTTTGATCTCACCGGCCGCCTCATGCTTTCCGAGAAGGCCCACATCATCCTGCCCCACCACATCGCCCTCGATCAGTGGCGTGAGATCCGCGCCGACAAGGTGGGCGCCAAGATCGGCACCACCGGCCGCGGCATCGGCCCCGCCTACGAGATGAAGGCCGCCCGCATGGGCATCCGCCTGGGTGACCTGCGCCACCCCGAAGCCCTGGCGGCGCGCATCGCCCCCGGTTATGAGGAGGTGCAGATCCGCCTGGGCCAGGACAGCCCCCTGCCCTCCCTCCAGGCCATCGTCGACGGCCTGCTGAAGACCGCCGAGCCGTTCCTCCAGTTCATTGGCGACACCCAAAGTCACCTGATCGAAGCCTGGGGACGGGGCGACAGCATTCTCTTCGAAGGTGCTCAGGCCACCCTGCTCGACATCGATCACGGTACCTACCCCTTCGTCACCTCCAGCAACTGCAGCCTGGGCGGCCTCTTCACAGGCACGGGCCTGCCGCCCAAGGCCGTGGGCCAGATCCTGGGCATCGCCAAGGCCTACACCACTCGAGTGGGGGCAGGCCCCTTCCCTGCTGAGCTGCTGGATGCCACCGGCGATCGCATTCGCGAAGTGGGCCGAGAGTTCGGCACCACCACAGGACGGCCGCGCCGCTGCGGCTGGTTTGACGCCCCCATCACCGCCCATGCCTGCCGCACCAACGGCGTGGACGGCCTCGCCATCATGAAGCTCGATGTGCTGGACGGCATGGAGGACGTGGGCCTCATCGTGGGCTACCGCACCGGCGAAGGCACCGTGACCACCAAGCTGCCCAGCTGCGCCTCCGAGTGGCGCGACATCCAGCCCGTGGTGAAGACATTCAAGGGCTGGGACAGCACCCGCGGCATCACCGACCACCGGAATCTGCCATCGCAGGCCCAGGCCTACCTTGAATCTCTGGCGGAATCCGTGGAAGTGCCCATCACCTACCTCAGCACCGGGCCGGATCGCGCCGAGGGCTGCATCTACCCCGGGACCTTCCTCGAACCGCTGCTGGGTTGA
- a CDS encoding OmpH family outer membrane protein, which yields MRLFAPSLAALCLSAALAVPVAAQETPRFAFFSINQLVRTSKKAGAIFSELEITGKNLQEKLAAKGQELQTMQQQLNSPSLDPEKKDALAKKFRDAEFEAKKMQEDSQQEYQRVEKKVGDAITKLAAPIVEGLAKEQKLQLVLSDQAVQILSWADQDWMKAFTTEVAKRLDASEAAPAAPAATPKPAAPKSAAPKK from the coding sequence ATGCGCCTCTTCGCCCCTTCCCTGGCTGCCCTCTGCCTGTCCGCGGCCCTCGCCGTGCCCGTCGCCGCGCAGGAGACGCCCCGCTTCGCCTTCTTCAGCATCAACCAGCTCGTGCGCACCTCGAAGAAGGCGGGAGCCATCTTCTCGGAACTGGAGATCACCGGCAAGAACCTGCAGGAGAAGCTGGCCGCCAAGGGCCAGGAGCTTCAGACCATGCAGCAGCAGCTGAATTCCCCCAGCCTGGATCCTGAAAAGAAGGATGCGCTGGCCAAGAAATTCCGGGATGCGGAATTTGAGGCCAAGAAGATGCAGGAGGACAGCCAGCAGGAATACCAGCGCGTGGAGAAGAAGGTGGGCGATGCCATCACCAAGCTGGCTGCTCCCATCGTTGAAGGTCTGGCCAAGGAACAGAAGCTCCAGCTGGTGCTTTCGGATCAGGCCGTGCAGATCCTATCCTGGGCTGACCAGGACTGGATGAAGGCCTTCACCACGGAAGTGGCCAAGCGCCTGGATGCCAGCGAGGCCGCCCCGGCGGCCCCTGCCGCCACGCCGAAGCCCGCTGCGCCGAAGTCTGCGGCTCCCAAGAAGTAG
- the bamA gene encoding outer membrane protein assembly factor BamA, whose protein sequence is MTQRNMVWNRVSPRWWKGMLPLTFVALVAGTALPLAAQDLEPLVSIEVIGAQKQTSETVIFKSGVKVGDDLRSLDFTAVLEKLWASGSFDDIKLELAEAPGGKKLIIRIKERPLIKEVDFRGGTEVGLTNIKDKVKEKKLTINPDTVYDPETARKVKDMIVDQAGEKGFRNPVVDITLEPMAGGVARLVFDIKEGGKARIYKVAFRGNKVFSSSELRSAMKKTRQHWMFSWLTTHDLLVDKNLDEDLENLKKAYWRRGYKDVFVGKPIIEVEDRTTPKQKKKNEKRIAEAKSPKYDLRATLTIPILEGEQFYEGTFKAEGGKLFRETFYKEKYAEVKRDNQSFLRKFFNIKPSLEAPKPGTKPVPFDLDAVNQTVDKLKEAYSNQAYIMFRTERKYDVREEDGVKKVDTTLKLDEGEPYTVRRIEFEGNLTTKDKVLRRSMLMREGDPFQTDRFKDSILSISQLSFFDVKGSDPKVDLVADKPQVDVTIKGEEAGVNEVLFQGGYGSLFGFSLGVSFSTRNLGGGGETLSLSYNGGKFSKNISLGFTEPFVFDLPYSFSTSVSNGSADYDASRVGIANAYKQFTRSFGASVGARLSNWLPNEPWAFFTTYSTGYSFRLIRIEGGQNFYFRDTPNQLTSTFSQSLAYSTVNHQFKPTNGTRVSFGLEYGGWQFGGDRPFLRATWEFAKFTNVADRHIFAFNASYGYLQNLGKEDLPLYDLYRPGGENSIRGYRYGQVGSVLLDNNQRAVVVGGNKQFVANAEYQFKIADQFRLVFFYDAGNAWGAGTKVFSHDSVTYKDNNNNEYTFRNPTLIRSTGVEFRFFLPISPAPLRLIWARKLNPYPFDTEGKTDFQFSIGTTF, encoded by the coding sequence ATGACGCAGCGAAACATGGTTTGGAACCGGGTCTCTCCCCGGTGGTGGAAGGGCATGCTGCCTTTGACCTTCGTCGCTCTTGTGGCGGGCACGGCGCTTCCTCTGGCCGCGCAGGATCTCGAGCCCCTCGTCAGCATCGAGGTGATCGGCGCCCAGAAACAGACTTCGGAGACCGTGATCTTCAAGTCGGGCGTGAAGGTGGGCGACGACCTGCGCAGCCTGGATTTCACTGCCGTTCTGGAGAAGCTCTGGGCCAGCGGCTCCTTCGATGACATCAAGCTCGAATTGGCGGAGGCCCCTGGCGGCAAGAAGCTGATCATCCGCATCAAGGAAAGGCCGCTCATCAAGGAAGTGGATTTCCGCGGCGGCACCGAGGTGGGCCTCACCAACATCAAGGACAAGGTGAAGGAGAAGAAGCTCACCATCAACCCGGACACGGTCTACGACCCGGAGACGGCCCGCAAGGTCAAGGACATGATCGTCGACCAGGCCGGCGAGAAGGGGTTCCGCAATCCCGTGGTGGACATCACGCTGGAGCCCATGGCGGGCGGCGTGGCGCGCCTGGTCTTCGACATCAAGGAGGGCGGCAAGGCCCGCATCTACAAAGTGGCCTTCCGCGGCAACAAGGTGTTCAGCAGTTCGGAATTGCGGTCGGCCATGAAGAAGACCCGCCAGCATTGGATGTTCAGCTGGCTCACCACCCACGACCTGCTGGTGGACAAGAACCTGGACGAGGATCTCGAAAACCTGAAAAAGGCCTACTGGAGGCGCGGCTACAAGGATGTCTTCGTGGGCAAGCCGATCATCGAGGTCGAGGATCGCACCACGCCCAAACAGAAGAAGAAGAATGAGAAGCGCATCGCGGAGGCCAAGTCCCCCAAGTACGATCTGCGGGCTACGCTCACCATCCCGATCCTGGAAGGTGAGCAGTTCTACGAGGGCACGTTCAAGGCCGAGGGTGGCAAGCTCTTCCGCGAGACTTTCTACAAGGAGAAGTACGCGGAAGTGAAGCGGGACAATCAGTCCTTCCTGCGGAAATTCTTCAACATCAAGCCAAGCCTGGAGGCCCCGAAGCCCGGTACCAAACCCGTGCCCTTCGATCTGGATGCCGTGAACCAGACGGTGGACAAGCTGAAGGAGGCCTACTCCAATCAGGCCTACATCATGTTCCGCACCGAGCGGAAATATGACGTGCGGGAAGAGGACGGCGTCAAGAAGGTGGACACCACTCTGAAACTCGATGAGGGCGAGCCCTACACGGTGCGGCGCATCGAGTTCGAGGGCAACCTCACCACCAAGGACAAGGTTCTGCGGCGCAGCATGCTCATGCGCGAAGGCGATCCCTTCCAGACCGACCGCTTCAAGGATTCCATCCTCAGCATCAGCCAGCTCAGCTTCTTCGATGTGAAGGGCAGCGATCCCAAGGTGGATCTGGTGGCCGACAAGCCCCAGGTGGATGTCACGATCAAGGGTGAAGAGGCCGGTGTCAACGAGGTGCTCTTCCAGGGTGGCTACGGATCCCTGTTTGGATTCTCCCTAGGTGTGAGCTTCTCCACCCGGAACCTGGGCGGCGGCGGCGAAACGCTTTCGCTCAGCTACAACGGGGGTAAGTTCTCGAAGAACATTTCGCTGGGTTTCACCGAGCCCTTCGTCTTCGACCTGCCCTATTCCTTCTCGACCTCGGTCTCCAACGGATCCGCCGATTACGATGCCTCCCGCGTGGGCATTGCGAATGCCTACAAGCAGTTCACCCGCAGCTTCGGTGCTTCTGTGGGCGCGCGCCTCAGCAACTGGTTGCCCAATGAGCCCTGGGCCTTCTTTACCACCTACTCCACGGGCTACAGCTTCCGCTTGATCCGCATCGAGGGTGGCCAGAATTTCTATTTCCGGGACACCCCGAACCAACTCACGTCCACCTTCAGCCAGAGCCTGGCCTACAGCACCGTGAACCACCAGTTCAAGCCGACCAACGGCACGCGCGTGTCCTTCGGCCTGGAGTATGGTGGTTGGCAGTTCGGCGGGGACCGGCCATTCCTGCGGGCCACCTGGGAATTCGCCAAGTTCACGAACGTGGCGGACCGCCACATCTTCGCCTTCAACGCGAGCTATGGCTACCTGCAGAACCTGGGCAAGGAAGACCTGCCCCTTTACGATCTCTATCGACCCGGCGGCGAGAACAGCATCCGCGGGTACCGGTATGGCCAGGTGGGTTCGGTCCTCCTCGACAACAACCAGCGCGCGGTGGTCGTGGGCGGCAACAAACAGTTCGTGGCCAACGCCGAGTACCAATTCAAGATCGCCGACCAGTTCCGCCTGGTCTTCTTCTACGACGCGGGAAATGCCTGGGGTGCTGGCACCAAAGTCTTCAGTCACGACAGCGTGACGTACAAAGACAACAACAATAATGAATACACCTTCCGAAACCCAACCCTGATCCGGTCCACGGGCGTGGAATTCCGCTTCTTCCTGCCCATCAGTCCGGCGCCGCTGCGCCTGATCTGGGCGCGGAAGCTGAATCCCTACCCCTTCGATACGGAAGGCAAGACGGACTTCCAATTCTCCATCGGAACCACTTTCTAA